A single region of the Apodemus sylvaticus chromosome 7, mApoSyl1.1, whole genome shotgun sequence genome encodes:
- the LOC127688897 gene encoding ATP synthase subunit e, mitochondrial-like translates to MDQKVPPVRVSPLIKFSRYSALILGIAYGSKRYSYLKPRAEEQRRIEAEEKKRLDELKRIARELAEAQDDSILK, encoded by the coding sequence ATGGACCAAAAGGTGCCCCCGGTTAGGGTCTCTCCGCTCATCAAGTTCAGCAGGTACTCCGCTCTGATCCTCGGCATAGCATACGGCAGCAAGCGCTACAGTTACCTGAAACCCCGGGCAGAAGAGCAGAGGAGGATAGAAGCGGAGGAAAAGAAGAGACTAGATGAGTTGAAAAGGATTGCGAGAGAATTGGCAGAAGCTCAAGATGACAGCATTCTCAAGTGA